The Anguilla rostrata isolate EN2019 chromosome 1, ASM1855537v3, whole genome shotgun sequence nucleotide sequence TTCAATCTGTGACCCTTGCACTGTGATTTGTATCCTCCAGAGGCTGTGGCCAGTATTGCAATGTCAGCTGTGACTCAAGGCATGCAGGGCTGGAATTCGTGatccaggcccctcccacccctctctcttgTCCACTCCCAGGGTCAGGTAGGTATGggatgcagtgcagtgttgtaCGATCTTCTCCCAATATTGCACTCGTCCCGGCCTCCCTGACCCTTGGGAAACCACATCTCCCTTTCAGGGGAGTGAGGGAAACAATTGCCAGAGGTACCTGGTGGGACAACCAAGAATTTCTCTGCAGGTTCACTGAAGCAAACAGGTGTCTGTTGGACAGATGTTGTCAGATGTTTTAAGATATGGAGGCATTTGATGGATGTCAGTCTCTTAAAATATCTTTGTATGTTTATAGAATATTGGGCcctttctttggaaaaaaaatcagccatGTGCCTTACTCCTTGCAGATGTCTTTATGGTTGTCTGTGTACACATTCTATTGAATGGCTTTCTGGTACAAATGTGACATTACTGCACAGTTGTAGAAAAGGAAACAAGTTATTCaagaattatgtatttttaaaaatacactaagTCATTTCACAAggatactatatatatatatatatataccatagCTTAGTGTGTGTATCAGCATTACTATGGCACGATAACActataaatgaaaatatcagaATTGTATTTAAAGTGGATTATAATGGTATACTTTATTggctttcctgtttttgtttcgCTGAGGACTGCACTGTATAGGACCACTTTTGTTTGGAAGTTTGTGACATTGATGGGGTCATAATACTATAGGCCAACAGCGGCTGTGCATAAACTCGAACAATAAATACGTTTGgtgtgcaaaaacacacaagcataccttagaaaagcaaaaacaacaaacagtaaATTGAAGCTCTTTGAAGTTGGCatccattttattcatgatgGAGAGGTGTGGAGATTTACACTCCGCCGTGGCAGTTTCGACATGCTTTAAAAGCAAAGAACAAGACTGTGGCAGCGCTCCAGGGAAAATAAACAGGTACTGCATTGTATCTCTGTCCCATTGTGGACCAGGGCGGTCTGCCAGGCCCAGCAAACTCTTCAAAAACTGCGGTTCGCTTGCTCCACCTCCCACTGTCCCTGCCTGAccgctggctggctgactgccACTGCCGCAGGCCCGTGCCAAGTCCGCCAGAGACCCTGTCAGCAGCCCTGACACCCTGCGAGAGGGCAGCGATGTAGTGCACTGTGGGATTGGGCAACGGCAGAGTATCCCAGCATTCTGAGGGCAGGGAATCTGCCTGGCAGTTGCTAGAACTCACCAGAGGGAAGGGAGTCAGCTTTCACATGTCCAGTTACTTTAAAGCACTGGTCTTAAACTTTTTATTATCGAGAtcaaaattagaatttttttttttcaaaattagaatgcttttttttcaagTACACATACTAGCATAGCCTAGTGGACTCTAGACTCATTCCTGGACCCATCTCGTACACTCCCATGACCCATAGTTTTAAGAAACACTTTTAAAAGTATCCTTTTAGAAGAAACTTGATTACGATGTTATGATGCTCTGCTCAAACATGCTCTGTCAATGATCTTTTCATGGAGTGactaattttgtttgtttttctatttgacATCTTTTATGAAacgtattgtgtgtgtgtgtgtcatacacatgtagacacacacatacacacagactcaatGTTACTTGTGATTCTGTGGGAGCCTTTTACAAACCctgtttaaatataatatttattggtATATTTATGTCAGGTTTCAAATAGGATTGCTTatggttacatttaaaaaatttgaattaatatttattaattcaaattGTGACTCTCTTGAACAGCGGTCTAAGCAAGAAGGCACAGGTTGAGTGTGCTCTCTTCCTTTGCTACAGAAATAAGTAAGGCATGAACAGTGCCTCCGACAGGGATCTGAACAGCAGACGGTGTTGGAAGTACAGAGATGTGATGCAAGCCACAGTCTTCAGTGCAGAGTGTCTGTGTCTCCTGGGGATAAGTCTCGCTGGTAATAACCAGGTATCTGATGTGTGAATCaacagcagattactgtagAGCATGTCAGTGTGGACTGGCGAGCTGCCTTTGTTCAGTGATAATCGCAGAAAGAAACCTCCAAGTTGAAATTTTTGATGAATGAGGAATTCAGCGACCTAGGAGTGGTTGTGGTTGAGGCGAACCTTTCATATTTGCTCCTTAACAGTTTGATGTTTTGTTGAATTGTCATTTAGGagaaataaaggttttttaaaatgacactcatttcattttccttcttATACAAGAACAAAAGAATGCCTTGTGGAATGCAGCAAGTCAATGCATCTGATTTCAGTCTACCACAATGGCCACTAAGATAAGGATTTAGTTTATTAGTTTATTAATGGAATATGAACAGGGTCaaagttaattttaaaaaggccaaaaaaaaaagaactttgtCATCAAATTGGgcaattttgccattttggaagATCGTTGTGCTTATGGAAGTAGTTTAGAGGGAAATTGTCAGCTTTTTCAGAGCTGCTACCTATGGCTTATAGAAGTGGGAGCTAGATACGTTCAGTGACTCCAAGGTATGAACTTTGAACATGGTCCATTATTTTGTGCAAGCAGGAAAGACCAGCAGTTATGGAAGCAGTTATATCTAGTATCAAgtctttatttcatatttaattattgcaAGACTCACAGCCCTATAAAGtacagtataaaaaaataatccatgtactaaaaaaagacattcacacactcatttgTGGGTTAACAGGATTGTATAATAAACTGTCTTTCACTATTGAAGTACACATTTCAGGgccaaaatgttatttttacattgtaacaGAAATGTCTGGGTAATAGTTTACTGTGTATGAATTTTCTGTTAGTTTTGTTTCTCAagattttgtgatttaaaaaatgatccgTTGGGAAATTAAACCCAGTTAGGATAGTTTGTGCGCTTTATTTCAATGGTGACATTTTActgcatgcacacgtacacacatatacacacgttcCGTTCTTAACGCTCATCACATTCATCCACACAGTGAGGACGGGACAGAGACATCACTACCCTTGCACAGCACTAATCAGCCTGATGAAAAtcagtttatacatttttgtgtggCTTGGAGCTAACGTTAGCCCTCTGCTTCAGTTCAGTGCGACCGGGACAAGAAGGGTCTGTTTCCTTTCCCCCATACAGACTCGGTCACACTCATAACAGCTCACATCAGCTGACAGACACAGGCGATGCTGTGGGTTCTGTGTCCAGGCTGTGCGCACAGGGTGTCCATCTGCCCCACACCTCCCTCGCCttcacccctccctcacacctgGAAGTCCATCTGTACTTGTTTACGATAGGCGCTGAAGTCATCTGGGACGGTATCTGGTGGAGGGGAATACATTTTAGCGCATTCAAAGTAAAACCGAATCTGTTCTGTCAGCTGAAAGCTGCGCACGTTGGACTTGAGCGAATGACGTACCGTTGCAGCGGTAGCCCAGGTTGGACCAGATGATATTCTCCTGTGAGAAGCAGAAGACGCCCAGACGTCCGCCCCTCATGGTGGTGTCGATGACCACGCCCGAGTCAGCCACCAATACGTGCCCTTCATACAGCTTCAGTCTGCAGAATGGCATTCGGCACAGCCAGTGAGACAAGGACAAGGGCTCACGGGTCAGAGTAGTCATcatttttgtacgtcgctttggataaaagcgtctgccaaattaatgtaatgtaaaaggaaGACTTCACAAATGCTGTATGCCCAGTGCTCATCATCTCATTTTGGCCATATAAATCagcccactgcacacagaggTGTTGACGAACTCCATGGCCATCTCCCAGCTTTCCCTAGCTGCTTAGAAAGGGTGGAGTGGGCCACTGGTGGCTGAGGAGCTTGCAGTGGCGCAAAGGCGGAGAGGAGAGGCCGTCATCCCTGCCAGTGCTCAAGTGCTGCGCCGCGCTCTATTCACTCCTCCGAGCAGAATACAAAGCAGGTGCCTTTCTGTTTGTATCTGAAAGGGCCTCACTGCCTCTACAAAGACCTGGCTCCCTGCTCGGCGAGCCCCTGTGGGACCCCCTCTTTCTCCACATGCTAATGGGGAGAAGGCTGAAAAGGCCCAGTTCTGACGAACTCTACACGCGGGCACGTTGACATAAATCAGCCTTCAGCTGTCGTGTCTTTTAATGACTCTGCTAACAGTAGTTAGGCCTTTTGTTTCAGGCTGGGTACTCCATCATGTAGAATGAGCGCACCTTTGTGGCATCGGTCTTTTGGAGCAGATCTTGCGTTTTGATGACAATTCTAGACTACGTTTATTATCGCTCTTTGTCCATCGCTTTCTCTGCttctgtatatactgtactctGTTTCAGCATTACCACTGACCCCCTTCATAGTACAGTAGTTCCTTTCCTTATTACTCAATATCACGGTCTGGGAATTTTATGAATGTCTTCTATCCCCAAGCCACTGCTACCATACAAATACATGCTACCTCCATACATGTAGACtgaaatattttgcctgaatGTTATTTTGCCTAATCCCCCAGTTCTCTTATACCCCAGCCAGCCCCAGagtcctctctctgtccttcactccctctctccctcctggaccCCCCACTCTGCAGTAGCTTCCTCTGGATCTGCATATGAACAGATGCCAAACAAATTCCTGCCAAGGATTTGGTCGGCATGGAAACGGGGACAATGGGTAGCCAGGGGGCCCGGGTTCTCTGTAAAGTCACAGAGAttttagaggaaaaaaatagaaaataaaaaattatgggAATAACCCCCCCCTATATTTTACCCCCGTTCTCCACTGCCCATCCCACAATCCCTCTTCATATCAACCCATCAGGCACCAAACGAAGCAGCACCCCCTCTAGTGTTCACTGTTAAGACCATGGACCTCACCCACATGAATTCTGGGAGGCTTGTATGATGATGAGTCAAATGACAAACATTCCATCTATAAGCACAGAATAATGTCTATAAATGTTTAAGCCATGAGTTTGTGTCTCACGTGCATACCTGGCAGCAGTAACCCCTTCCACTTATATATATGTACAAtccataataaagaaaatgtatttctatatgAAGCATTATGCACCTATTCATTATCTCCTTTTACGTTCCAGGCATTAAAgccattaaataataaaatgataaattcatATGAAAGTAATTCTTTGTTTCCCATATTGAACTTACTAAATGTTTTTGGTAGAATTGTCCTCACACTGAAAAGAACAATGTTTCCAATACATGAAACAGAGCAGGGTGGGTGGTAATAGTATATTAATGGACAAAGCAATAGACTGCAGCGAATTGTGTGTTCAATCCCTTGTTTTCTTAAGtggatatttattaaataaaaataaatattggaaGTCAGGGCCGGAgaacacaaaaaaggcaaaaatggaaacaatatAACTTGTCACGCATAATCAAATCAGCGAAATAAATGACCCAAGTATAAAAATAACTTGTTAAATCCTCTACAAATGAAAAGTATTACAAAACCCTGGATTAAGAGGGCCTGCAGTGAAGAGGTCAGCTACAGCAGCGCAGGGTCAGCTCACCTGATGTAGCCCACCTGGGGGCGGTGGCTGAGCTGCCAGCGGTAAGACGTCTTGTCCCTCCAGCCCACGTTGCGCGGGTCTTTCCAGAGCAGCTTGACCTCCCCCGCCGTGTTACCCGTGTTCCACAGGGCATTGCGCAGGAACTCGCCCGGGCCGGTCCGGGACTTCACCGCCTGCGGAAGAGAGACAGGTGGGGGAACAACAAACAAAgatttaaacataaaacaagcatGTGctactgtggtgtggggatggctggtttaagcagccacacctgccctgggtcaagctaattagacctggccaattggataattggttaagaatgagataattggccaggctaattggacccgggaacaggagtggctgcatctgtgcgtagtgaggtaatcagtgcgcagaGGTTAAATTTGtcatccccactcacacaagaaagcctctgtcatgacagttttaAGATCTGCTCTTTGGCTGTACCACCTTGCCACCCTTCTAAATGAacgtggactgtttgaacatcgtctccctgtgtctctgtgctggagggccccatggaaagccacttcggtggcctgtagcaggcttgtttgccacagcTACTTGTAATTTCAGCTAATTGACTCGGCTGTTCTTGCAGGACAGTATTGTGTATGACGCAGACTGTCATTTCTGTACTCTTGTCCATCTGTAGTAAGACGGTTTAACACGCTTTTATTTAGACCTAATGATTTCCTGTGTAATTCAGACACTAAGACAACTTTTTTAAGCAATCTTCTCGAACTTGGCGATGAGCCATTGGCCCAATGGGCTGAATCTAGGAATGTAAACATGAACTAATTTCTACTGGTAACAGGACAAGCAATGCTAACTCGAACCGAGAAAGAGAACCGTTCATAAGATAACATAAAGCCATGACATCTTTACCCAAAACATAGATTTAACATTTTCTATGCAATAACTGGGGTTTTTTGGTATAACCCAACTTACACCTGCATTGTTTGTAGCATCCATTCACTAAAGCAGATAGTGCCCTGTAGCGAGACTGTCGGTCAGTGCTCACCTTTAGCTGCAGGCCTGGCTCAGCTAAGGCACGGAAGGGCACGGACTGCCAGTAGGTCTGTTCCGTCTGCTTCCACATCACCACGTAGAAGCTGGAGGAGTCCTGGTAGCCGAAGATGAAGCCGACGTAGTCGTCGTCTGTCACTGTGTTGATGTGGAACGTGCCTTCGAAGTCCACGCCGTTGAAGGCCGTGTAGCCTTGGAGAAGAGGTCAATTTTACAGTAAGGGGAGATGGTCAGAGAACTGGGACAGAGACATGGACATGAACGTAGAGAAGCGTGTTTCAGCTGACATACCCACAGCTAATCCAGGATCGCTGTTCATGGTCTGAACAATCTCCATACCCTAAAATCAAGACGCAGCATGTTACGGTTAAATCATATGTccttctgaaatgaaaacagtaatgttttttacacacaataaaaacGTAAAGTACAAAATGTGACAatagcatgcaaaataaatgatgtCTGTGCTAAAGATTAACTCAAGGGGAACTATGGGTTTCAGGACTAGTGAAGTGCACAGCCGTTGATGTTAGTCACCTGGTTGAGCACCACCCAGTTGGGGTCAATCTGGGCATCTCCCTCAGGGTCCAGGATGACTGTCTGATAGGCTCTGAAGTCCGTCAGTGTGACCTCTGCGCTCTCTGGGCACACGTCAAACTGGTCCATCACGGTATCATTGTCAAagtctttctcacacacatcgCCCATCCCATTTCCTGTACAGACAGAGTGGAGTCACATTAAATACAGTGAGACATATACATGTACTTGTGCACTTATTATCCCAAAGCATGAAATAACCTGCTTTGGAATAACTGTATTTTTCTCATGCTTTTCCATTAAACGTGTGATATGGAACAGTGAAGTATggaatataatgtaataatgtgtgtacatctgAATGCAGGTGAAAAGTTACCATCAGAGTCTTTCTGGTTCGGGTTTGGTATGAGCCGGCAGTTGTCAGGGCCAGGATGTACGTAATCTGGGATCCCGTCATTATCATCGTCGTCATCACAGTCATCACCGATGCCGTCGTTGTCCGAGTCCAGCTGGGAGCTGTTGGGGATGTCTGGGCAGTTGTCCCGTGAGTCCTGGTGTCCGTCCCCATCCCTGAACATTGGAATAGTGCAGTCTTATTATAATGACTGCAGTTGCAAGGCAGCAATATTCCTCTATTTAAAGCGTCCGTCAAGTGACATTTTTGATGGAGGACTACAGAAAGTCAGTAAAGCAATCcgttttcttttaattatctATAGATACAGGTAAACAAAATAACTTAAACATTAGAATCATGTGTActcttgtgtgtgcatgcatgttttgaAGTGCAGATTTCTGTCTCACATGTCCTGGTTGGTGTCACACATGTCTCCTACCAGGTCATTGTCAATGTCCGTCTGCAAGGAAAATGGATCATATGAAATTTTTAAACCATGATAAATGTCAATACATAACCGTAATGATCAAATAAACAACTCTGGCCCATGTGCTTAGAAAAACAAATCACTCCAACAAACTGCATTTCATCCACTGTAGTACAGGTACTCAACAGCTCAAATAAATGTCTTATTTTCTTGGCAACCTCTTATTTGCAAGTATTTACAAGTACACAATAAATCGACTGGAATCACTGGTTTAAATAACATACACTAAATCAAGTATTTGCTGTTACCAGCCCAATAACAATGTACATATATactcccagccccccctcccccttctctctctctctcacacacacacagacacacacacagacctgcatgGGGTTGCTGATTTCAGGACAACTGTCACAAGCATCCCCCACCCCGTCTCCATCCCGGTCTGTCTGCAGGGGGTTGGGGACTTTGAGGCAGTTGTCCAGTACATTGAGGATGCCTGCACAGAAGACACTCAGGCTTCTTAAACAGTATATGACAGAGGGGTTGCAAACGAAGAGTATGATTGGAGGGCTCACCATCTCCGTCGATGTCATTGTCACACGCGTCACCCTCTCCGTTGTTGTCAGTGTCTTTCTGGTCAATATTGGGGACGTTTGGGCAGTTGTCACAGGCGTCACCAAACGAATCTGTGTCAGAGTTCTGCTGGTCTTTGTTTGCCACCAGGCGACAGTTGTCCTGGGAAACCAGAGTTAAGACGCAATATAATTATGTCTATTGAATATTAAAGGCTGCTGAACACAAATGCACTGGGACAGTATTTGATTGCCCAACAAAACACTTTGTCTGGGGTTAATTCTGTCCAGAATACAACACAATTCCAAGATGATTAAATATATATGATGAATGATCATATCAAGCGCAGTAAACATAtagacacagggacacacctCAACATTCTTGATCCCATCtccatcagcatcatcatcacactGGTCCCCAATACCATCATTATCTGCATCCTCCTGACCAGAGTTTGGCGTGGAAAGGCAATTGTCCTGTTCAAGGCATAAATGGTACGCTAATGTTGGTTAGTACACCTCTGTAACTGAGCCTTAAAATGAACAGGCAGTGCACTTCACTCAAGCTAACCCAATCCATGAAACACAGTCAATAGTCATCCAGGCATCACCCTCTCAGAGCAGAGTTTCAACCTGCAGTGTGCATGGGAGCATGGTGTACAGTAAAGGGAGTATAGTGATCATTGCATGCATATGGGGTGTGGAGTCCATAAATTCTTTGCAGTGTGTAGGAGGTAAAATTATCAATGTTTGATACGTAAGGAGTACAGTGGCCTCCAAGCATTGTGTTTGGAGAGTGTTGTAAATACTGTGCAGTGTACAGCATGTACTGTAAAAGGTGTAGTGGCAGCGCTATGTGTGAACACAGTTTCACTGACCGGCTTGCAGTGTTTGTCATTGTCGATGCAGGGGAGAGACTGGTCCGGGTATCCATCAATGTCCATGTCTGGACCGCAGGTGTTCCCGTTTCCAGCCCAGCCCACATTGCACTGATGAAGATAGAGAGGCAGTGTCACTGCACAGGCACAGCAACATGATGTCTGAGTCACAGACATTTCTGCTCTAAATCAGCCACGAGCAAAAGGCTGTAAATTAAGTTGGCCAGACTGAGTTCAGAATGAGTGGTGGTGCAATTGACTGGGACTGCAGAACTGGAAACATTCTGGGTTGGTTATAACTACTTGGCTTTAATGTTCAGCCTTACAGATGTACCTGTCCAGGGAAACCTACGTTACTTATGCCTGTATGTCTTCTGAAGgctattcatttttgtcccctgtcaGAGACATGAGTCTCAGATCTTAAtttcaagaaccatatattctgctATGGGGAAACCTACACTGCAAGgagaattcaataaaaataaaataaataataacttcGATCTATCAGACTGGCTCTATATAGCTCTATCCCACTGACCCTATGTAATTCCCTTCCAAGCATGGCTGCTGCTCGTTAGGGGTCTATATGGCCCGGCTCACCCTACAGGCTACATCCCCGTTCCACTTGATGACACAATGCGCATTGGCATCACAAGGGTTGAAACTCAGCGTGGCACAAGATGTCCGCGGAAAGCAGCCGACCGACTGGTTTCCAAAAAAGCCTCCTTTGCATTGGCCACACTCAAAGGAGCCCtagaagagagagaaactggCTATAACTGTTAAATCTTTAAAACTATAATCTGTTAGAACTGTTAAATCACATCAAACAGACAGAGTGCATTCTGCTACAACCTGCATTGTTTTGGTGAAGCGCTGTGTAATGTGCTATAAATGTGACTTGACTTGATCTGGATCTGTCCTGCTTTCCTTTGATTAGGACTCACCACAGTGTTGGTGCACAGAGAATTGGGCACACAGGCATTGCTGACCTCAACACACTCATCAATGTCTGAACACTCCTGAGGAAAAAGAGCAAAGCATGTGGGAGGatagagagaacacacacacacacacacacacacacacaccttacgcACACCTTCTTTTCAATGTTTCAATCTGAAGCCACCATATGTCTCTACAAGTAGTGAGAGCATTTTTGATTCTGTGAGAAAATTACTTTATAagagtgtttgtctgtgtatggaTGCTCGCCTCTTACCTGTTTGTGACTCTTGGCGTACGCCAAACCAACCCCAGAGACAGGGGGGCCCCAGAGTCCGGGGGGGCAGGGCTCACAGGTGAAGCCCTTGGCAGTGTTCGCACACCCTGCTGCACTGAAGCACGGCTGGGCCAGGGCACACtgagggagacacacacacacacacacacacacaccccagtaCTCACTCAACAGGCACCTGTAACCGCCTGCAGGGTAACTCATCAAGCATTAATGACTTTGGGACAAAGATTTGCACACCAATGTGGGCGGTACACACCTCATCAGTGTCCCTGCAATGAGTACCATTGCCTTCCATGCCCTCGGGACAGGGCCCACAGCGGTACCCAGGGAAGTTTGGGGTCTCCTGACAGGACACCCCCTTGTAGCAGGGGTTAGGGGAACAGCGGGACCGTGGCTCAGTGAAGCCTATAgggagaaaatgtaaatttttcctttaaaacaaCCCCGTACAGATTAGCCAGTCGCTAAAACAGAGCTCTGCCTTTCCCCCAAGCAGCTCTTATAGCCTAGATATAGAGAGCAGCAAGATGCAGACACCCTCCTACAGAAGGGACCTAGTCAGCAGTTAAAATCGTCCCATGAATCATttaaagggctttttttttttttttttaaatgattagcAATTATTTACAACTGCATATATTCTGAAATTCAGGGCCTTACACGTGAAATAATCTGGAGATTGATTGCTGAATTTCGCTTCGCAGACATATTTTCAATAGGGTTTTAAACTAACAAATATTACTTCAAATTgaattttgttaaatatattcatttattgatATGGGTGACAAAGAATTAAAATGCAAGGTTGGATTGTGCTGAACATATCCATGTGAAACACCCTCCTTCAGCCCATTAGCCTGATGTCAGCCTGAAGCCAGAGTAGGAGCCTTAAAGGCCTCAATACTGGTCAATCTGGGTGTGCACTGGAGTGAGTAAGTGCTctgtcactcaccacacacttGGCACTCTAGTATAGTGTTCCTGATGAGAGCCATCTCTTTGACCTGAGGAAATAATGCACAGTATAGCAACAGACTGagaatcaataaaatacatctAAACACCACCCCTAGACACACCTATTAACCACCTCaaccctacaaacacacacacacacacacataaacacacacacatgcttggaaacacacacacatgcctacatAGACACACCTCACAATGTCAAACCCCTCTTACCTGTTCTCTGATATCTTCCCGCAGCTCCCCCAGAATTTGGTTGAAGATAAtgagctgaccaatcagagccttaGTGTGATCACCTGATGGGAAGAAAGCCAAGTTAACATAGTAAAGAATGGTACCAATACCAATATCAGTTATACATATAACAATATGCATTAAGCAAACAAGTACGATTGTTGAAGAAAATATAAGTATTTATCAATAaatttagcattagcattaactTATCAATGAGGTTCAACATCTAGTTATTGAAAATCTCAGTTGGATATTCTGGATAACTGACATAGAAATGAAGAATCATAATTTCTAATAGAGCAATAGTGAAACACCAGGAGAAAACTGAATGAATTTAATAGACATCAGGGCACAGAATGACACTAAAAAGATTCTTGCACTAAAGTGATGAACCGGTCTCAGGTTGAAATTACATAGCATATAACACTCACCAAGTATGGAGTTTACTTCCCCATTCACTgcagaaaaagaaattaatacTGTTATAACCTTTATTGCAAGCATATTTAGGACTGATACTGCAATCCAACAGATTTAATGTAAATGACTTAACTACTTAGCACTAAGACAACTGTGTAAATATTAGCTATAATTTCAGACGAATGTACTATTGCAGTTGCggcaaaataatttcatgtttcagcatgcTTGGCCATTTCTAGATTTTTCTCACTGCATATGACTCAGATATTTACACATAATGACAAATGACTTAGCGAGTGATGGCTACTCAGTGATTACCAAGCgcatcttgttttttgttttttttaccaccacTAGATGGAGCTATAAGAAAGGTTACGTATTTGCTTTAGTCATCCTGCAGTTTAGCGAAATATAAATCACTAATAATTTGGGGGCTGGATTGATGCATTGTTCATATAGTTTTATGGGTTGCTCTTCATGGTATCTTGCTGTGTTCAGGGAAATAAGTATTAGTGCAACTGAAAAACTGACAGACACATTTCtgcataaatgaaaaacaaagaatggGTTACCAGTGTTGTACA carries:
- the thbs3a gene encoding thrombospondin-3a; its protein translation is MGARRSVPELLVLYAALFAGLCRSKDMQEMEVIDVLTLNDAKQSVAAVEKVARALGTADDIYIASTFRVPPKLGGMLLGLYNKQDNRKYLELAIMGKINKVLVRYLRKDDKLHTVNLQNANLADGRTHSIILRVGGLRRANLNLELYIDCRLADTSKGLPSLVQLPSDAESVDIRNGYKAYARLQGYVETLKLALGGSVATAGALTECPFQGDSSLYNTVNGEVNSILGDHTKALIGQLIIFNQILGELREDIREQVKEMALIRNTILECQVCGFTEPRSRCSPNPCYKGVSCQETPNFPGYRCGPCPEGMEGNGTHCRDTDECALAQPCFSAAGCANTAKGFTCEPCPPGLWGPPVSGVGLAYAKSHKQECSDIDECVEVSNACVPNSLCTNTVGSFECGQCKGGFFGNQSVGCFPRTSCATLSFNPCDANAHCVIKWNGDVACRCNVGWAGNGNTCGPDMDIDGYPDQSLPCIDNDKHCKPDNCLSTPNSGQEDADNDGIGDQCDDDADGDGIKNVEDNCRLVANKDQQNSDTDSFGDACDNCPNVPNIDQKDTDNNGEGDACDNDIDGDGILNVLDNCLKVPNPLQTDRDGDGVGDACDSCPEISNPMQTDIDNDLVGDMCDTNQDMDGDGHQDSRDNCPDIPNSSQLDSDNDGIGDDCDDDDDNDGIPDYVHPGPDNCRLIPNPNQKDSDGNGMGDVCEKDFDNDTVMDQFDVCPESAEVTLTDFRAYQTVILDPEGDAQIDPNWVVLNQGMEIVQTMNSDPGLAVGYTAFNGVDFEGTFHINTVTDDDYVGFIFGYQDSSSFYVVMWKQTEQTYWQSVPFRALAEPGLQLKAVKSRTGPGEFLRNALWNTGNTAGEVKLLWKDPRNVGWRDKTSYRWQLSHRPQVGYIRLKLYEGHVLVADSGVVIDTTMRGGRLGVFCFSQENIIWSNLGYRCNDTVPDDFSAYRKQVQMDFQV